A stretch of Drosophila gunungcola strain Sukarami chromosome 3L unlocalized genomic scaffold, Dgunungcola_SK_2 000002F, whole genome shotgun sequence DNA encodes these proteins:
- the LOC128257652 gene encoding U6 snRNA-associated Sm-like protein LSm2, protein MLFYSFFKSLVGKEVVVELKNDLSICGTLHSVDQYLNIKLTDISVTDPDKYPHMLSVKNCFIRGSVVRYVQLPGDEVDTQLLQDAARKEAVVSTR, encoded by the exons atg CTCTTTTACTCGTTCTTCAAGTCGCTGGTGGGCAAAGAAGTTGTCGTGGAACTGAAGAACGACCTCAG CATATGTGGCACTCTGCATTCCGTGGACCAGTATCTGAACATCAAGCTGACGGACATCAGTGTTACGGATCCGGATAAATACCCCCATATGCTGAGCGTCAAGAACTGTTTTATCCGGGGCTCCGTGGTGCGCTACGTGCAACTTCCTGGCGACGAGGTGGACACCCAGCTCCTCCAGGATGCGGCTCGAAAAGAGGCTGTTGTGAGCACGAGATAG
- the LOC128257646 gene encoding gonadotropin-releasing hormone receptor — protein sequence MEAEWGLDDPSASFGRLPSVPNASMDLEADNEVASNWSTLANFTRLVAASAPDIANFTLKMLDLSVGVGAGAGVATDAFNLSASTTPLPAYAIANSSSLAHTNSLHESPPMAEQVPEHVMDHAPQLSRSGLLKVYVLAVMALFSLLGNLLTIWNIYKTRISRRNSRHTWSAIYSLMFHLSIADVLVTWFCIIGEAAWCYTVQWLANELTCKLVKLFQMFSLYLSTYVLVLIGVDRWIAVKYPMKSLNMAKRCHRLLGGTYILSLVLSLPQFFIFHVARGPFVEEFYQCVTHGFYTADWQEQMYATFTLVFTFLLPLCILFGTYMSTFRTISSSEKMFQGSKLANYSTAKLPTQTNRQRLIHKAKMKSLRISVVIIIAFLICWTPYYVMMIMFMFLNPDKRLGDDLQDAIFFFGMSNSLVNPLIYGAFHLCPGKGGKSSGGGGNNNAYSLNRGDSQRTPSMLTAVTQVDGTGGSSRQMRAFRQQSYYRSSPNGTAGSGGGAPFKEQVGLLHVGPGTGSSGNVGSVSSNATPQLLRKGSALLARHPSCLREQEHQQRLLLQDKPSTLILNYDSQRGGVGVGVASGLLDNNERVSSV from the exons ATGGAGGCCGAGTGGGGCTTGGATGACCCGTCCGCCTCCTTCGGTCGCCTGCCCTCCGTTCCCAATGCTTCGATGGACTTGGAGGCGGATAACGAGGTGGCCAGCAACTGGTCCACATTGGCCAACTTTACTCGACTCGTGGCTGCCTCCGCTCCGGACATCGCCAACTTTACACTCAAAATGCTGGACTTGAGTGTGGGCGTGGGTGCGGGTGCGGGCGTGGCAACGGATGCGTTCAATTTGAGTGCCAGCACCACGCCCCTGCCCGCCTACGCGATCGCCAATAGCTCCTCACTGGCACACACGAACAGCCTGCACGAATCGCCTCCAATGGCGGAACAGGTGCCCGAGCACGTGATGGACCACGCCCCCCAGTTGTCCCGTTCCGGACTGCTCAAGGTGTATGTCCTGGCGGTGATGGCACTGTTCTCCCTGCTGGGCAACCTGCTGACCATCTGGAACATCTACAAGACCCGCATTTCGAGGCGCAACTCCAGGCACACGTGGAGCGCCATCTACTCGCTGATGTTCCATCTGTCGATTGCCGACGTCCTGGTCACCTGGTTCTGCATCATCGGGGAGGCTGCCTGGTGCTACACGGTGCAGTGGCTGGCCAACGAGCTCACTTGCAAGCTGGTCAAGCTCTTCCAGATGTTCAGCCTCTATCTGAGCACCTATGTCCTGGTGCTGATCGGAGTGGATCGGTGGATAGCGGTCAAGTACCCCATGAAGTCGCTCAACATGGCCAAAAGGTGTCATCGACTGCTCGGCGGAACTTACATTCTGTCACTGGTGCTCAGCCTGCCACAG TTCTTCATTTTCCACGTGGCTCGGGGTCCTTTTGTGGAGGAGTTCTACCAGTGCGTCACCCACGGATTCTACACAGCCGACTGGCAGGAGCAGATGTACGCCACTTTCACGCTTGTTTTCACCTTCCTGCTGCCGCTGTGCATCCTGTTCGGCACCTACATGTCAACCTTCCGGACCATTTCAA GCAGTGAAAAAATGTTCCAGGGATCGAAGCTGGCCAACTATTCGACGGCTAAGCTGCCCACGCAAACGAATCGCCAGCGGCTGATACACAAGGCCAAAATGAAGTCGCTCCGGATTTCAGTGGTGATCATCATAGCCTTCCTCATCTGCTGGACACCCTACTACGTCATGATGATTATGTTCATGTTTCTCAATCCAGACAAAAGG CTGGGCGACGATCTGCAGGATGCCATCTTCTTCTTCGGCATGTCCAACAGCCTGGTAAATCCGCTCATCTACGGAGCCTTCCACTTGTGTCCCGGCAAAGGAGGCAAGTCgagtggcggcggcggcaacaacaacgccTACAGCCTAAACAG GGGCGACTCGCAGCGCACTCCATCCATGCTGACGGCGGTGACGCAGGTGGATGGCACAGGTGGCAGTTCCCGCCAGATGAGGGCCTTCCGTCAGCAGAGCTACTACCGCAGTTCGCCCAACGGCACTGCTGGATCCGGAGGCGGTGCTCCGTTCAAGGAGCAAGTGGGTCTGCTGCATGTGGGTCCTGGCACGGGTTCTTCTGGCAATGTGGGCTCCGTGTCCAGCAATGCCACGCCGCAGCTGCTGAGGAAGGGTTCGGCACTCCTGGCCCGACATCCCAGTTGTCTGCGGGAGCAGGAGCACCAGCAACGACTCCTGTTGCAGGACAAGCCCTCCACTCTGATCCTCAATTACGATAGCCAGCGCGGAGGCgtgggagtgggcgtggccagcgGGCTGTTGGACAACAACGAGCGGGTATCGAGCGTGTGA